One genomic window of Augochlora pura isolate Apur16 chromosome 5, APUR_v2.2.1, whole genome shotgun sequence includes the following:
- the LOC144469685 gene encoding venom serine protease Bi-VSP, with protein MLSRCLVLIGLLHPLVLVISAQGLGVGQQCNTPSNEPGQCIGIRSCQPLLNLLQQQGAAAGDYLRQSLCFNDNGNPIVCCPYNPRDGKEVPPNPYGPLLPPNCGYSNTSHTRVVGGIPAQLGAWPWIAALGFRNSRNPGQPLWRCGGSLISSRHVLTAAHCAVRSELYIVRIGDLNLEREDDGAHPVEIEIEKKIIHPGYSTSGFVNDIAVLRLAAEVPISSYVYPICLPVEEPLRSSDFHRKYPFIAGWGAVSTKGPSSQDLLEVQLPVVNNEDCQQAYSKFTNAIIDNRVLCAGYLQGGKDACQGDSGGPLMLPKQFTFYQIGVVSYGYKCAEAGYPGVYARVTEFLDFIISALQ; from the exons ATGCTATCCAGGTGTCTGGTGTTAATTGGTCTGCTGCATCCGTTGGTTCTCGTGATCTCCGCTCAAG GTCTCGGCGTGGGACAGCAATGCAACACCCCGAGTAACGAGCCGGGCCAGTGCATCGGGATCAGAAGTTGCCAGCCTCTGTTGAACTTGCTGCAGCAGCAAGGCGCCGCAGCCGGCGATTATCTGAGACAGTCGCTCTGCTTTAATGACAACGGTAACCCGATCGTCTGTTGCCCCTACAATCCTAGAGACGGCAAGGAAGTTCCGCCGAACCCTTATGGCCCGTTACTACCACCAAACTGCGGTTACAGCAACACCAGTCACACTAGAGTCGTCGGTGGCATCCCTGCACAACTTG GTGCCTGGCCATGGATCGCAGCTTTAGGTTTTCGCAACTCTCGCAACCCTGGACAGCCCTTATGGCGTTGCGGAGGATCTTTGATATCCTCCAGACACGTTCTGACTGCAGCCCACTGTGCAGTAAGGTCGGAGCTCTACATAGTTCGTATCGGAGACTTAAATCTAGAACGAGAGGATGATGGAGCGCATCCGGTCGAAATCGAGATCGAGAAGAAGATCATACACCCTGGCTACAGCACCTCTGGATTCGTCAACGACATAGCTGTTCTCAGACTGGCGGCAGAAGTACCAATCTCCA GTTACGTATATCCCATTTGTCTTCCGGTGGAGGAGCCCTTAAGGAGCAGCGATTTCCACCGCAAGTATCCCTTCATTGCAGGATGGGGCGCGGTCTCAACCA AGGGGCCGTCTTCGCAGGATCTTCTGGAGGTGCAGCTACCAGTAGTCAACAACGAAGACTGTCAACAGGCCTATTCTAAGTTCACGAATGCCATTATCGACAACCGTGTGCTCTGTGCTGGATATCTTCAGGGTGGTAAAGACGCCTGCCAG GGTGACAGCGGAGGACCACTGATGTTACCGAAACAATTCACCTTCTACCAAATTGGCGTCGTTTCTTACGGCTATAAGTGCGCCGAGGCAGGGTATCCTGGTGTCTACGCTAGGGTCACAGAGTTCCTCGACTTCATCATTTCCGCCCTACAATAA